The Candidatus Defluviibacterium haderslevense DNA window CCAAAAGAGGATTTCCATCACCTTGGGTTTCTTTTTGTAAAATGTTAGGATTGCATTATGTATTTCCACATTCCAAATTATTCAACTACTATTACCTAGGGCATCTCGATTCAAACCAAAATCAGGAAATCGATATACTTACAGGTGCTTTTTTTTTAGTTAGGCGAAGTATTTTGGATGAGATTGGATTGTTGGATGAATCTTTTTTTATGTATGGCGAAGATGTTGATTTGTCTTATAGGGTTCAAAAAAGTGGTCATAAAATATATTACCTGGCAGACACACAAATAATCCATTATAAAGGAGAAAGCACAAAAAAAGTCAGTTTGAATTATGTATCGACTTTTTATAATGCCATGATTATTTTTGCTAAGAAACATTTTAGTGGTTCTAAAAAATCTGGAACCATTATGTTTTTAAAATTTGCTATAATGCTCAAAGGCTTACTGGCATTAATCAAAACATGGTTTAGGGCTTTTAGTTTTATCATAATTGATTCATTAGCTATACTCACCGGGGTATATTTAGCAAAGCGATTTTGGTCCATATGGTATTTTCAAACAGAATATTATTATCCTTCGCCGATCATTTGGTTCAATGCTGTGTTATATACCTGTGTTTGGATTTTTGCTTTTTTTATACAAGGTGTATATGAAACAAAATTCAAAACGGCTTCCTTGCTTTTAAGTACCATTTTTGGTTTATTTATAAATTTGGTAATCTATTCATTATTACCTGAACATTATAGAGCATCACGGATGATCTTATTACTGTCCTTTTTGTGGACATTAATTTATGCTATTCTGAGTCGGATGGTGTATAATAAAATAGCTTGGAATAGATGGGTGATAGGCGTTGATAAAAGGAAACAAATTGTAGTTATAGGTTCACCTTCAACAGCTGAAAAAGTGAGCTTGATTCTAAATGCTTCAAAAATAGAACATCAAATTTCTAAAATCATTTCCCCAACGCAAATTACATCTGATCCCAATTACTGGAAAGAATTGGTAGCAGTTTATCAGGTTGATCAAATCATTTTTGGAAGTCCCAATGAATTGCAGGACACATTTGGTTTGAGTATGAATCAGGTTTTGTCATTTATCAATCTCATTCCTGCTCCTGTTGAATTTAAAATGATTACAGAAAGTGGTCAAGGTATAATCGGAAGTCCTTCTAAAAATAATCCTGGTGAATTATATACATTTGAAGTACAGTATAATCTATTGCAAAAAATTTACTTGAGACAAAAAAGAATTTTTGATCTTTTCTTTTCAATAAGTGTATTCGTTTTTTCATGGCTTATTATTTTAATCCAACACAATAAATTAAAATTTTTATCGAATTTATATGAAGTCATGATCGGTAAAAAAACCTGGGTGGGATATTCTAAGGAGATAGCTAAAAAATATCAATTGCCAATCATTAAATCGAGTGTCATCATTCCAAGTATCGGCTTGATGGAACACCAATTAGAGGAGTTGAATGAACCGATGATCAGGAATTATGCCTGGAATTATTCTGTATGGATGGATTTAGATATTTGTTTAAGAGCAATTAATCAATTAGACCAATGAGTAAAGTATTAAATGTGTCTTTTATTAAATCATTAATAGCCACTCATGAGCGAGAATTTATTCAAATTAGACGAGACTTGCACCAGTATCCTGAGTTGTCATTTGATGAAAAAAATACAAGTTTAAAAATTCAGTCATTATTGTCTCAATGGAATATAGATTTTACAGCTGGTTGGGCTGGATATGGAATAGTAGGAACTTTGGTTGGTGAAAAAACCTCAAGTGAAATTATTGCCCTGCGAGCTGATATGGATGCGCTTCCAATTCAAGAGACGACTAATGAAGTATTTTCTTCTCAAAACAAAGGGATAATGCATGCTTGTGGTCATGATATTCATACTACATGTCTTTTGGCTGCATTAAAAGTTTTGAAAACATGTCAATCTGATTGGGGAGGGACTGTAAAATTTATTTTCCAGCCGGCTGAGGAGAAACTCCCGGGTGGTGCATCAATCATGATTAAAGAAGGCGTGCTACTGGAGCCAAGACCAAGTGTAATTATAGGACAACATGTCCAACCCAAAATGCCAGTTGGTTCAGCCGGAATTTGTTCGGGATTATCGATGGCTTCTTGCGATGAATTATACATTACTATCAAAGGCAAAGGAGGTCATGCAGCCCTTCCACATCTGGCGGTTGATCCCATTCAAATCGCCGCCCAGGTCGTACTGGGATTACAAACTTTAATCACCAGAGAAAAGCCACCTATAGTCAATGCATTATTGAGTTTTGGTAAAATGAATACAACAGGAGGGGCAACCAATATAATTCCGGATGAAGTTAGATTGGAAGGAACTTTTAGAGCTATGGATGAAGAATTTAGGAATTATGCCCATCAAAGGATCCATGCAATAGTCAACGAAATTTGTGAAGCCTATAAAGGTACTGCAGAAATTACTTTGGATAAGGGTTATCCTTGCTTAATCAATGACACCAGTGCCAGTATAAAATGGAATGAATATGCGTCTGAATATATTGGAATTCAAAATGTTGCAAAGGTTCCACCTCGTATGACCTC harbors:
- a CDS encoding glycosyltransferase; translated protein: MTLSIIIVNYNVRHFLEQAVSSALSALKGLSGEIIVVDNASVDDSVEMMQHLFSQVQLIESKTNLGFSKANNIGIQAAKGKYILLLNPDTLVPENCFKTCIDFIEKNNDVGALGVKMLDGSGKMLPESKRGFPSPWVSFCKMLGLHYVFPHSKLFNYYYLGHLDSNQNQEIDILTGAFFLVRRSILDEIGLLDESFFMYGEDVDLSYRVQKSGHKIYYLADTQIIHYKGESTKKVSLNYVSTFYNAMIIFAKKHFSGSKKSGTIMFLKFAIMLKGLLALIKTWFRAFSFIIIDSLAILTGVYLAKRFWSIWYFQTEYYYPSPIIWFNAVLYTCVWIFAFFIQGVYETKFKTASLLLSTIFGLFINLVIYSLLPEHYRASRMILLLSFLWTLIYAILSRMVYNKIAWNRWVIGVDKRKQIVVIGSPSTAEKVSLILNASKIEHQISKIISPTQITSDPNYWKELVAVYQVDQIIFGSPNELQDTFGLSMNQVLSFINLIPAPVEFKMITESGQGIIGSPSKNNPGELYTFEVQYNLLQKIYLRQKRIFDLFFSISVFVFSWLIILIQHNKLKFLSNLYEVMIGKKTWVGYSKEIAKKYQLPIIKSSVIIPSIGLMEHQLEELNEPMIRNYAWNYSVWMDLDICLRAINQLDQ
- a CDS encoding amidohydrolase is translated as MSKVLNVSFIKSLIATHEREFIQIRRDLHQYPELSFDEKNTSLKIQSLLSQWNIDFTAGWAGYGIVGTLVGEKTSSEIIALRADMDALPIQETTNEVFSSQNKGIMHACGHDIHTTCLLAALKVLKTCQSDWGGTVKFIFQPAEEKLPGGASIMIKEGVLLEPRPSVIIGQHVQPKMPVGSAGICSGLSMASCDELYITIKGKGGHAALPHLAVDPIQIAAQVVLGLQTLITREKPPIVNALLSFGKMNTTGGATNIIPDEVRLEGTFRAMDEEFRNYAHQRIHAIVNEICEAYKGTAEITLDKGYPCLINDTSASIKWNEYASEYIGIQNVAKVPPRMTSEDFSYYSQHIPACFYRLGVGETTQVHTSSFNPDEGAIAEGAGLLTWLALRFLGNT